The region TTTTCCTTGCAAAACTCTGTATTTTTTCTTTGCAAAAAACAGCCCAACGCCCCGCCTTCATCGGCGGGGCGTTATATTTTTCTCTTGCGCACATAGGATGAAACTGTGTATAGTACTGAATGGTTCACCAAAACAAAAAGGAGAGTTTTGATCATAGATGAAACTCGGTGCCCGCATTTTTAAAACGGGGATCGCGGTAGCGCTCGCCTTGTTTTTAGCGGCGCTCTTTCAGTTTCCATCGCCGGCGTTCGCCGGCATTTCCGCTGTGTTCGCCATGCAGCCGACCATTTACCGCTCCTATTTATCGCTGATCGAGCAAGTGCAAGCGAATGTGATCGGCGCCTTGTTCGCGATCGCGGCGGTTTTCGTCCTTGGGCGCGATCCGTTGGTCGTCGGTTTGACACTGATGATCGTCATCGCCATTTGTCTGAAAATGCGCCTTGAATCATCGACGATTTCCGTAGCGCTTGTCACAGTCATTGCCATTATGGAATATACAGACCGCCAGTTCATCGAATTTGCGGCCATTCGCTTTTTCACGATGATGCTTGGCATTTTCGCTGCCTTTGTCGTCAACTTGATTTTCTTGCCGCCCAAGTACGAAAAAAAGTTATATGAAAAAATCAGCGAAGAAACAGAGGCCATTTTAAAATGGATCCGCCTCCATAAACAGCAGGCAACGGATCATCATCATTTAAAAGAAGAAATTGAAACGCGGCACGAAAAAATGACGAAACTTGAGCATCTATATTTTATGTACAAAGAAGAGCGCACCTATTTTCGGCGCCAGCGTTTCCAAAAATCGCGCAAGCTCGTGTTGTACCGGCAAATGATTGCCGCAGCCGATCGAGCTTTATCGGTCTTAAAATGGCTGCACCGGCTCGAAAACGAGTTCAGCCGCTTGCCCGCCGAGCTTCGTCAAGCCGTCTGCCTGCACCTTGGCTGCTTGCTTGACTACCATGAGCAGCTGTTGCTGAAATTTATCCATAAGGCAAAGCCGCTCCCTCACAGCAGACGGGCCGAGGAAATTCAT is a window of Geobacillus kaustophilus DNA encoding:
- a CDS encoding FUSC family protein, translating into MKLGARIFKTGIAVALALFLAALFQFPSPAFAGISAVFAMQPTIYRSYLSLIEQVQANVIGALFAIAAVFVLGRDPLVVGLTLMIVIAICLKMRLESSTISVALVTVIAIMEYTDRQFIEFAAIRFFTMMLGIFAAFVVNLIFLPPKYEKKLYEKISEETEAILKWIRLHKQQATDHHHLKEEIETRHEKMTKLEHLYFMYKEERTYFRRQRFQKSRKLVLYRQMIAAADRALSVLKWLHRLENEFSRLPAELRQAVCLHLGCLLDYHEQLLLKFIHKAKPLPHSRRAEEIHQHRGRLASAFYADGQPPGDYRLFSLIGAIMDYGDRLEHLDKLIDSFHHYHYDDTLEKELEKSADGRL